The following are from one region of the Apostichopus japonicus isolate 1M-3 chromosome 17, ASM3797524v1, whole genome shotgun sequence genome:
- the LOC139984823 gene encoding LOW QUALITY PROTEIN: uncharacterized protein (The sequence of the model RefSeq protein was modified relative to this genomic sequence to represent the inferred CDS: substituted 1 base at 1 genomic stop codon) yields the protein MYVKIKNASTDSRGRNRSKDVHIGEGYPTVISLKWTHNHETSSADALRERDVNSETRQKLLDLFKSGHSPSSSLDTIKYDLQVSCTNEEYTRLSADRSCCPDLQYCYRVFYHKFKTHYGDTGGEKMMLFLDNKVQDFNEKNNDECVKIDTTSDGXTIIAICTPLMKRVHSMWKFSKEMVFVDSSGNMDRQNCRVFLMLTHSPSGALPLGVAITTSESEATLTSAFKLLESVFPDNSFFNSKNGPDVLMTDDSTSLRLALHNVYPESVLLLCTFHLLQAMWRWLWDSKHKVEKKHRPLLLNSFKTLVYAETEADLQHKLECVTLDPVAQKYSSFITHVQETYERRVSWSMAHRQDLRINTTAYCEAAMRILKDKIFYRLKAFNVCQLTDFILTRFEDYNIRKLTDIANNRLSNTSLASRFYPSPKDVSPDAVSRTENEDEYTVQSAKEQVLYHLSFEIGTCTCPVGKTGAPCKHQAAVILKYSLDSTNFLPVQSVEMRKLFLTLATGETAMDDRWFQPLRSGILVPGNQIQADGGERNQPVTSEEDITDAGEATCRQDPQILKMQSLRAQAILANSFDQRNSPASSSSTRPTHLEDELQDTFKSISEELKSDDVEFQQAVQHFISNYRKLTTRSHLISALRTFGKYSGASVSLRHRYQAGGMQTSSKIGVQPTSVARRKMPMGGRRRLTVGRPSKAMLTPEHAYATQSKGKK from the exons ATGTATGTAAAAATAAAGAATGCATCAACTGACAGCCGTGGGAGAAACag GTCAAAAGATGTTCACATTGGAGAAGGGTATCCCACCGTCATCAGTTTAAAGTGGACCCACAATCATGAAACATCAAGTGCTGATGCCCTTCGGGAAAGAGATGTCAATAGTGAAACCAGACAGAAGCTACTAGATCTCTTTAAATCAGGCCATTCACCCTCATCATCCTTAGATACCATCAAATATGATCTTCAAGTGAGCTGCACCAATGAAGAATACACTAGACTCTCTGCTGACAGGTCATGTTGCCCTGACTTGCAGTACTGTTACAG GGTATTTtaccacaagttcaaaacacaCTATGGAGACACTGGAGGAGAGAAGATGATGCTTTTTCTGGATAACAAGGTACAAGATTTCAATGAGAAGAACAACGATGAATGCGTCAAAATTGACACCACGTCAGATGGCTAAACAATCATTGCTATCTGTACACCACTTATGAAGAGGGTCCATTCCATGTGGAAGTTCAGTAAGGAAATGGTCTTTGTGGACTCCTCAGGCAACATGGATCGCCAGAACTGTAGAGTGTTCTTGATGTTGACTCACAGCCCCTCTGGTGCACTACCTCTTGGCGTTGCTATCACCACATCAGAGTCTGAGGCAACATTGACATCTGCCTTCAAACTCTTGGAGTCGGTTTTTCCAGACAATTCCTTCTTCAATTCAAAGAATGGTCCGGATGTGCTCATGACGGATGACTCTACCTCCCTTCGCTTAGCTCTACACAATGTTTACCCTGAAAGCGTGTTGTTGCTCTGCACTTTCCACCTACTGCAAGCTATGTGGAGATGGCTGTGGGATAGCAAACACaaagtggaaaaaaaacatagaCCGCTCCTTCTCAATAGCTTCAAGACCCTGGTCTATGCAGAGACAGAGGCCGACCTGCAACACAAGCTAGAATGTGTAACATTAGATCCAGTTGCACAGAAGTACAGCAGCTTCATCACTCATGTCCAGGAGACATATGAACGCAGAGTGTCGTGGTCAATGGCACATAGGCAGGATCTCAGAATCAACACCACAGCCTATTGTGAAGCTGCAATGAGAATTCTCAAGGACAAAATATTCTACAGGTTGAAAGCATTCAATGTATGTCAGCTGACAGATTTTATCCTCACCAGGTTTGAAGACTACAACATCAGAAAACTCACCGACATTGCCAACAATCGCCTCAGCAACACCAGTCTCGCATCCCGGTTCTACCCCTCCCCTAAAGACGTCTCACCAGATGCGGTCAGTCGTACAGAAAATGAGGATGAATACACTGTTCAGAGTGCCAAAGAGCAAGTCCTGTATCATCTCAGTTTTGAGATTGGTACTTGCACTTGCCCTGTTGGCAAAACTGGGGCTCCTTGCAAACACCAAGCAGCAGTCATTCTTAAGTACAGTTTGGATTCAACCAACTTCCTCCCTGTTCAGTCAGTTGAGATGAGGAAGCTCTTCCTTACCTTGGCTACTGGTGAGACGGCGATGGATGACAGATGGTTTCAGCCCTTACGGAGTGGCATATTAGTGCCAGGTAACCAGATCCAAGCAGATGGAGGGGAAAGGAATCAGCCAGTGACCAGTGAGGAAGACATCACAGATGCCGGAGAAGCTACATGTAGGCAAGACCCTCAAATTCTAAAGATGCAGTCTCTTAGAGCTCAGGCAATTCTGGCCAATTCATTTGACCAACGCAATTCCCCAGCATCTTCAAGTTCAACCCGGCCAACCCATCTAGAGGATGAGCTGCAGGATACATTCAAGTCAATAAGCGAGGAGCTCAAGAGTGATGATGTCGAGTTTCAGCAAGCAGTCCagcattttatttcaaattacaGGAAGCTCACCACGCGTAGTCATCTGATCAGTGCCCTTCGCACATTTGGCAAGTACAGTGGGGCATCTGTGTCATTGAGGCACAGATACCAGGCAGGAGGGATGCAGACATCTTCTAAAATTGGAGTCCAGCCGACATCGGTCGCAAGACGAAAGATGCCGATGGGCGGGAGGAGGCGTCTTACTGTGGGGCGGCCATCAAAAGCTATGTTAACACCAGAGCATGCATATGCCACCCAAAGCAAAGGAAAAAAATAG
- the LOC139984818 gene encoding uncharacterized protein: protein MASSTPLTDLAENFFMCSVCLGQFEEPKQLPCLHRYCRNCLKTVIQASYDGKLTCPLCKQEYVIPENGVDDFKTDFHMNSMLEFIQLQKSFENKDLKQCISCLKNKKVSAYCFKCRDNLCEQCYKVHLSSKMFTDHKTHILRLDNIEAKNMTLDKLTSLTEDPRCHIHDKKEAQLCCSSCRNVPVCLACTYNMHKGHDLHDVTEIADRERKLLKQELVELNKYKDKLYEVPTKIQINQQKLNENAMKRTERLRNQHQQQTNKIKYQFLECTKERKGVLDDIGSRKRDNDRQITLNLEKELVQVREKYDKIRKTANQKYHNDSEEIINKCDEIESALKGKLRSLDANLKNLTTATYLLVNQNEDELKKIREYCEQVIKRYENVTATTSSILTSNDDWTDAQCIPDIRAACEPLLVEMKKEFPELETLSDVTKGNITIAQHKESVVVVAGIKVKDGCITDITSKGDVNIAITHNATERLSHITVFNSKGEIQRQDQIDIDLDIPICGLLSEFKAVTWDYCYEIGIYDVSDGAYSKKNIRNGITSWPSDQYVSCVTTDPVKNNIIVGTDSRDVYVFTDQMNYSHRIKLPNVIYAAYDITVHRGSLLVCDNSRGRAYAVTNEELQSKLMYEFTKPDLDELDWSPISVCTDQNEFIYVLWYKSIFDKRRCILVQYSQDGRQLITTKRVDDDVYRLSTFEENGIEKVLTATTRWGEFYTYDLLVT, encoded by the coding sequence ATGGCGTCGTCAACTCCTCTCACTGATCTGGCAGAAAACTTCTTCATGTGTTCTGTTTGCTTGGGTCAATTTGAAGAACCGAAACAGTTACCGTGTCTTCACCGATATTGTAGAAATTGCTTGAAGACAGTCATTCAAGCAAGCTATGATGGAAAGCTTACGTGTCCATTGTGTAAACAGGAATACGTGATACCAGAAAATGGGGTTGACGATTTCAAGACCGACTTCCATATGAATAGTATGCTTGAGTTTATACAATTGCAAAAGtcttttgaaaataaagatTTAAAGCAATGTATAAGCtgtttgaagaataaaaaagttTCAGCTTATTGTTTTAAGTGCAGAGATAACTTGTGTGAACAATGTTACAAGGTTCACCTCAGTAGTAAAATGTTTACAGATCACAAAACCCACATTCTGAGATTGGATAATATAGAAGCAAAGAATATGACACTGGATAAACTAACATCACTAACGGAAGATCCCAGGTGTCATATCCATGACAAAAAAGAAGCGCAATTATGCTGCAGTTCTTGCAGAAATGTACCTGTGTGTTTGGCTTGTACATATAATATGcacaaaggtcatgacctgCATGACGTAACTGAAATAGCAGACCGTGAAAGAAAATTACTGAAACAAGAACTTGTTGaactaaataaatacaaagataAACTATACGAAGTGCCAACGAAAATACAAATTAATCAACAGAAGCTGAATGAAAATGCCATGAAAAGGACAGAAAGACTAAGAAATCAGCACCAGCAACAGACAAACAAgattaaatatcaatttttgGAATGTACTAAGGAACGAAAAGGGGTTTTAGATGACATTGGAAGCAGAAAAAGAGATAACGACCGTCAGATCACTCTTAATTTGGAAAAAGAATTGGTACAAGTGAGagagaaatatgataaaatcaGGAAAACAGCGAATCAAAAATATCACAACGATTCTGAAGAGATTATAAACAAATGTGATGAAATTGAGAGTGCACTTAAAGGAAAACTTCGCAGCCTAGATGCTAACTTAAAGAATTTGACAACAGCAACATACCTGCTTGTAAATCAAAATGAAGATGAACTAAAGAAAATAAGAGAATATTGCGAACAGGTTATTAAACGGTACGAGAACGTTACAGCAACGACCTCATCTATTCTTACTTCTAACGACGATTGGACAGACGCTCAGTGTATCCCTGATATTAGAGCAGCATGTGAACCTCTGTTggtagaaatgaaaaaggaattcCCAGAGTTAGAAACTTTATCTGATGTCACTAAAGGTAACATTACGATAGCTCAGCATAAAGAGTCAGTGGTTGTTGTTGCAGGAATCAAAGTTAAAGATGGATGCATCACTGATATTACAAGCAAAGGAGATGTCAATATTGCCATAACTCATAATGCAACTGAACGGTTGTCACATATTACTGTGTTCAACAGTAAAGGTGAAATACAACGACAGGATCAGATCGACATTGATTTAGACATACCCATTTGCGGTCTGTTATCTGAGTTCAAAGCTGTAACATGGGATTATTGTTATGAAATCGGTATTTACGATGTAAGTGATGGTGCATATAGCAAGAAGAACATTCGTAACGGCATTACAAGTTGGCCATCTGATCAGTACGTGAGTTGTGTAACTACTGATCCTGTGAAGAATAATATTATTGTCGGTACTGACAGCAGAGATGTGTATGTATTTACTGATCAAATGAATTACAGTCACAGGATTAAACTACCAAATGTAATCTATGCAGCGTATGATATCACTGTACATAGAGGTAGTCTCCTGGTCTGTGACAACTCGCGTGGTAGAGCATATGCAGTCACCAATGAAGAATTACAGAGTAAGCTGATGTATGAATTCACCAAACCAGATCTTGATGAGTTGGACTGGAGTCCTATCAGTGTCTGCACAGACCAGAATGAGTTCATCTACGTGCTATGGTATAAATCAATCTTTGATAAGCGGAGATGTATTCTGGTACAATACAGTCAGGATGGCCGACAGTTAATCACAACAAAAAGAGTAGATGATGACGTTTACCGTTTGTCAACATTTGAAGAGAACGGGATAGAAAAAGTTCTAACAGCAACAACGCGATGGGGAGAATTTTACACTTACGATCTTTTAGTGACGTAA
- the LOC139984813 gene encoding uncharacterized protein isoform X2, producing the protein MASSTPLTDLAENFFMCSVCLDQFKEPKQLPCLHRYCRNCLKTLIQASNDGMLKCPLCEQEYVIPEKGVDDFKTNFHMKSVLEFIQLQKSFEDKELKKCVSCLKNNKVSAYCFKCRDNLCEQYYKVHAISKMFTDHKTHILRLDNIEAKNMTLDKLTSLTEDPRCHIHDKIEAQLCCSSCGNVPVCITCTYNKHKGHDLHDVTTIAERERKLLKQELAELNKYKSKLYGLPTKLQTTTQNLHENAVKKTVRLIYQHQQQTHKINDQLAECTKKRKRGLEDIEGRKRDNDHLITLDFEEELSKVREKYDKLRKTTNQKYDNESEEFINKCDKTEGELFRKLESLDANFKNLTTAKNLLVEQNEDELKQIREFCKQIIKRYENFTATSSSILASKDDWTDAQCIPDIRAAFEPLIQEMKKEYPELNSLSDFDISDITKVVIDNVTIAQHKQSVVEVAGIKVNNGYFSGIGSRGDVNIVIIHKPSKGYLYMNVFNRKGEVQRKGRFKIDECLAICGFVFGIKAVTWNLRSEIGIYDVRDGAYRKKNVRNVINSRSSDQYMSCVTIDPVKNHIIVGTCSRNVYVLTAQMNFSHMITLPDVIDAPCDIAVHRGSFLVCDSSCCTAYAVTMKESQSKLILKFTKPDLNGLDWRPTCVCTDKNEFIYMIWRATTLCKQKCILVQYSQDGRKLLTTRLLYDSVRYVSTLEENGMEKLLIATWKEGEFYTYDLVVT; encoded by the coding sequence ATGGCTTCGTCAACTCCTCTCACGGATCTGGCAGAGAACTTCTTCATGTGTTCTGTTTGCTTGGATCAATTTAAAGAACCGAAACAGTTACCATGTCTTCACCGATATTGTAGAAATTGCTTGAAGACACTCATTCAAGCAAGCAATGATGGAATGCTTAAGTGTCCATTGTGTGAACAGGAATACGTGATACCAGAGAAAGGGGTTGACGATTTCAAGACCAACTTCCATATGAAGAGTGTGCTTGAGTTCATACAGTTGCAAAAGTCTTTTGAAGATAAAGAATTAAAGAAATGTGTAAGCTGTTTGAAGAATAACAAAGTTTCAGCTTATTGTTTTAAGTGCAGAGATAACTTGTGTGAACAATATTACAAGGTTCACGCCATTAGTAAAATGTTTACAGATCACAAAACCCACATTCTGAGGTTAGATAATATAGAAGCAAAGAATATGACACTggataaattaacatcactaacGGAAGATCCCAGGTGCCATATCCATGACAAAATAGAAGCACAATTATGCTGCAGTTCTTGCGGAAATGTACCAGTGTGCATAACTTGCACATATAATAAGcacaaaggtcatgacctgCATGACGTCACTACAATAGCAGAACGTGAAAGAAAACTACTGAAACAAGAACTTGCTGaattaaacaaatacaaaagtaAACTATATGGCCTACCAACGAAATTACAAACTACTACACAGAATCTGCATGAAAATGCCGTGAAAAAAACAGTTAGATTGATATATCAGCACCAGCAGCAGACACACAAGATTAACGATCAACTTGCAGAATGTACTAAGAAACGAAAGAGGGGTTTAGAGGACATCGAAGGCAGAAAAAGAGATAACGACCATTTGATAACTCTTGATTTTGAAGAGGAGTTGAGCAAAGTGAGAGAGAAATATGACAAACTCAGGAAAACAACGAATCAAAAATATGACAACGAATCTGAAGAGTTTATAAACAAATGTGATAAAACTGAGGGCGAGCTCTTTAGAAAACTTGAAAGCCTAGATGCTAACTTCAAGAATTTGACAACAGCAAAAAACCTGCTTGTAGAGCAAAATGAAGATGAACTAAAACAAATAAGAGAATTTTGCAAACAGATTATTAAACGGTACGAGAACTTCACAGCAACGTCTTCATCTATTCTTGCTTCTAAAGACGATTGGACAGACGCCCAGTGTATCCCTGATATTAGAGCAGCCTTTGAACCTCTGatacaagaaatgaaaaaagaatatCCAGAGTTAAACTCTTTATCTGATTTCGATATCAGTGATATAACAAAGGTTGTTATTGACAACGTCACGATTGCTCAGCATAAACAGTCAGTGGTTGAGGTTGCAGGAATCAAAGTTAATAATGGGTATTTCTCTGGTATTGGAAGCAGAGGAGATGTCAATATTGTCATAATTCATAAGCCATCTAAAGGGTATTTATACATGAATGTGTTCAACAGAAAAGGAGAAGTACAAAGAAAGGGTCGGTTCAAGATTGATGAGTGCTTAGCCATCTGCGGTTTTGTATTTGGGATCAAAGCTGTAACATGGAATTTGCGGAGTGAAATCGGTATATATGATGTACGTGATGGTGCATATAGGAAGAAAAACGTTCGTAACGTCATCAATAGTCGGTCATCTGATCAGTACATGAGTTGTGTAACTATTGATCCTGTAAAGAATCATATTATTGTTGGTACTTGCAGCAGAAATGTTTATGTATTGACTGCTCAAATGAATTTCAGTCACATGATTACACTACCAGATGTAATCGATGCACCTTGTGACATCGCTGTACATAGAGGGAGTTTCCTGGTCTGTGACAGTTCGTGTTGTACAGCATATGCAGTCACCATGAAGGAATCACAGAGTAAGCTGATTTTAAAATTCACCAAACCAGATCTTAATGGATTGGACTGGAGACCTACCTGTGTCTGCACTGACAAAAATGAGTTCATCTACATGATATGGAGAGCAACCACCTTATGTAAGCAGAAATGCATTTTGGTACAATACAGTCAGGATGGCCGAAAATTACTCACAACAAGATTATTATATGATAGCGTTCGCTATGTATCAACATTAGAAGAGAACGGTATGGAAAAACTTCTAATAGCAACATGGAAAGAGGGAGAGTTTTACACGTACGACCTAGTAGTGACGTAG